A single genomic interval of Parvularcula marina harbors:
- a CDS encoding serine hydrolase domain-containing protein, with protein sequence MSRTAPIEADEDISRAHGFDPAKLAQIGPALQAYVDDGELAGIVTLTSRAGEIVQSDALGWSDIESRTPMRPDTLFRIASMTKPVTSVAALMLIEDGLIALDDPVSRWLPELANPRVLRNAAGPLEDTVSAEREITVEDLFTHRSGIAYGFFSEGPIKSAYDRVLGDPGMNRQTVDEWLAALGSLPLSYQPGERFHYGHSTDVLGFLVGRILGKPFRQVLKERIFEPLGMTDTDFWIPAEKRERLASLYRYDEQAGRLARVELDMYEAPPDYTPGGGGLISSASDYHRFARMLLGHGAVDNVRLLKLKTVDLMMTNRLTPSQRHIPFAGMPLWEKSGFGLGVSITEDPIDNPYSSGPPGTITWPGIFGTWWQADPVNDLVMIYMIQHQVPVSANSGSTIATGRGAVGRRALPVYQHGIYAALDPHPDTD encoded by the coding sequence CACCCTCACATCGCGCGCCGGTGAGATCGTTCAGTCAGACGCATTGGGGTGGAGCGATATTGAAAGCCGGACCCCCATGCGGCCCGACACGCTTTTCCGTATCGCCTCCATGACCAAGCCTGTGACGTCAGTTGCGGCGCTGATGCTGATCGAGGACGGCCTGATCGCGCTGGATGATCCTGTTTCACGCTGGCTTCCCGAACTCGCAAACCCCCGTGTCCTGAGGAATGCAGCTGGGCCGCTGGAAGATACCGTGTCAGCGGAACGCGAGATCACGGTCGAAGACCTTTTCACACACCGGTCTGGCATCGCCTACGGATTTTTCTCTGAAGGCCCGATCAAGAGCGCCTATGACCGCGTGTTGGGTGATCCCGGCATGAACCGCCAGACAGTTGATGAGTGGTTGGCAGCGCTTGGCAGCCTCCCTCTTTCCTATCAACCGGGCGAACGGTTCCACTACGGACATTCAACGGATGTCCTCGGCTTTCTGGTCGGACGCATTCTGGGCAAGCCGTTTCGTCAGGTTCTCAAGGAACGTATCTTTGAGCCTCTTGGCATGACGGATACCGATTTCTGGATACCTGCAGAAAAACGCGAGCGGCTTGCCAGCCTTTATAGATATGATGAGCAGGCCGGGCGTCTCGCCCGAGTTGAACTCGATATGTATGAGGCACCGCCGGACTATACGCCGGGCGGTGGCGGCCTTATCTCCTCTGCTTCTGATTATCACCGCTTTGCCCGGATGCTGCTCGGTCATGGCGCCGTCGATAATGTACGCCTGCTGAAACTAAAGACGGTCGATCTCATGATGACCAACCGGCTGACGCCATCGCAGCGTCATATTCCCTTTGCCGGCATGCCGCTCTGGGAGAAATCGGGTTTCGGTCTCGGTGTGTCGATTACTGAAGATCCGATCGACAACCCCTATTCATCCGGTCCCCCCGGCACGATCACATGGCCGGGCATTTTTGGCACCTGGTGGCAGGCAGACCCGGTCAACGACCTCGTGATGATCTACATGATCCAGCATCAGGTGCCGGTCTCAGCAAATTCAGGCTCGACAATAGCGACAGGCCGCGGTGCCGTCGGACGCCGCGCGCTCCCGGTCTATCAGCACGGCATCTATGCCGCTCTCGATCCTCATCCCGATACGGACTGA